One stretch of Streptomyces sp. NBC_01142 DNA includes these proteins:
- a CDS encoding META domain-containing protein, with translation MRNQLSIPVTALALLALAACGTESGSGSGDGGDGGGSVTTDLPVTGVHWSVDSVTVDGRKSAAPAGANVEITTKGRAQGNYGCNHFGADVDVKGDTITVGPGEMTEMGCAKKIQGFEDALRAAFSGKLKARLTDGKLTLTTEKGDAIALTAERPSPLVGTKWSVNSLLSDETATSLPAGTEKKAHLTFGKDGAVRGNLGCNNFTSTAKVSGSSVTFGRIASTRKLCPGPEMDLEREVLKVLKGTVTYELQHRGLSLTAANGKGLAAMAAPAAK, from the coding sequence ATGCGTAACCAGCTGAGCATTCCTGTCACCGCCCTGGCCCTCCTCGCTCTTGCCGCCTGCGGCACGGAATCGGGTTCCGGATCAGGTGACGGCGGCGACGGAGGCGGGTCGGTCACGACCGACCTGCCCGTCACCGGCGTGCACTGGTCCGTGGACAGCGTGACCGTCGACGGCAGGAAGTCCGCGGCACCGGCCGGCGCGAACGTCGAGATCACCACCAAGGGCCGGGCCCAGGGCAACTACGGCTGCAACCACTTCGGAGCCGACGTCGACGTCAAGGGCGACACGATCACCGTGGGCCCGGGCGAGATGACCGAGATGGGCTGCGCCAAGAAGATCCAGGGCTTCGAGGACGCCCTGCGGGCCGCCTTCTCCGGCAAGCTCAAGGCCAGGCTCACCGACGGCAAACTCACCCTGACCACCGAGAAGGGCGATGCGATCGCTCTCACCGCCGAGCGCCCGTCCCCGCTGGTGGGCACCAAGTGGTCCGTGAACTCGCTGCTCTCGGACGAGACCGCGACCTCCCTGCCCGCCGGTACGGAGAAGAAGGCACATCTGACCTTCGGCAAGGACGGTGCGGTACGCGGCAACCTCGGCTGCAACAACTTCACCAGCACCGCGAAGGTCTCCGGCTCCAGCGTCACCTTCGGCCGCATCGCCAGCACCCGGAAGCTGTGCCCGGGCCCCGAGATGGACCTGGAGCGCGAAGTGCTCAAGGTCCTCAAGGGGACGGTGACGTACGAGCTGCAGCACCGCGGCCTGTCCCTCACCGCGGCGAACGGCAAGGGACTGGCGGCGATGGCGGCTCCCGCCGCGAAGTGA
- the bldC gene encoding developmental transcriptional regulator BldC, translated as MTARTPDAEPLLTPAEVATMFRVDPKTVTRWAKAGKLTSIRTLGGHRRYREAEVRALLAGIPQQRSEA; from the coding sequence ATGACCGCTCGCACCCCTGATGCCGAGCCGCTGCTGACCCCGGCTGAGGTTGCCACGATGTTCCGCGTGGACCCGAAGACGGTCACCCGTTGGGCAAAGGCTGGCAAGCTCACGTCCATCCGCACGCTCGGTGGACATCGCCGGTACCGCGAGGCAGAGGTCCGCGCACTGCTTGCGGGTATTCCGCAGCAGCGCAGCGAGGCCTGA
- a CDS encoding maleylpyruvate isomerase family mycothiol-dependent enzyme: MPPAKKRTRSYDPAKIRAAVLAQFENVRQAVGTLTPEQLTLPTRLGDWSVRDLAAHLAMSVGVVSRNLALVEPEKQEVALLDWPFATVTVAGQVDEDTRAIAAGAETGELYARTAARIQELLPGVPDARLLPTRFGAMRLGDFLVTRTVELIVHTDDLNDATGLGIPYDRQALAACTRLLADALAVKAPGASTEVRIPPFAVVQCVEGPRHTRGTPPNVVETDPLTWIRLATGRTEWSEAIEAAKVSASGERADLSALLPILG; this comes from the coding sequence ATGCCACCGGCCAAGAAGCGCACCCGCAGTTACGACCCGGCCAAGATCCGCGCCGCCGTGCTCGCCCAGTTCGAGAACGTACGGCAGGCCGTGGGCACCCTCACGCCCGAGCAGCTCACCCTGCCCACCCGCCTCGGGGACTGGTCCGTGCGCGATCTGGCCGCGCATCTCGCCATGTCTGTCGGGGTCGTCAGCCGGAACCTCGCGCTCGTGGAGCCGGAGAAGCAGGAAGTCGCTCTGCTGGACTGGCCGTTCGCGACGGTCACCGTCGCCGGGCAGGTCGACGAGGACACCAGGGCGATCGCGGCGGGCGCGGAGACCGGCGAGCTGTACGCGCGAACGGCCGCCCGTATCCAGGAGTTGCTGCCCGGCGTTCCGGACGCCCGGCTGCTGCCTACCCGGTTCGGTGCCATGCGCCTCGGAGACTTCCTGGTCACCCGAACGGTAGAACTCATCGTCCACACCGACGACCTGAACGACGCGACCGGGCTCGGTATCCCGTACGACCGTCAGGCGCTCGCCGCCTGCACCCGGCTCCTTGCGGACGCCCTCGCGGTGAAGGCGCCCGGAGCCTCCACGGAGGTGCGGATCCCGCCGTTCGCCGTCGTCCAGTGCGTCGAGGGTCCGCGGCACACGCGCGGCACTCCGCCCAATGTCGTCGAGACGGACCCGCTGACCTGGATCCGGCTCGCCACCGGACGTACGGAGTGGAGCGAGGCCATCGAGGCGGCGAAGGTCAGCGCGAGCGGCGAGCGGGCGGATCTCTCGGCACTGCTGCCGATCCTCGGCTGA
- the hrpA gene encoding ATP-dependent RNA helicase HrpA, whose product MSTSFAALQTLLAGASLRDAHRLGRRLEGARRIRKPEARQAVLDEIAAEAERSAARIARRADRVPEISYPEQLPVSQKRDEILEAIRDHQVVIVAGETGSGKTTQIPKICLELGRGVRGMIGHTQPRRIAARTVAERVADELKTPLGEAVGWKVRFTDQVNQDATFVKLMTDGILLAEIQTDRELRAYDTIIIDEAHERSLNIDFLLGYLAQLLPRRPDLKVVITSATIDPERFSRHFGDAPIVEVSGRTYPVEVRYRPLLEDESEESDRDQITAICDAVEELQGEGKGDILVFLSGEREIRDTADALNKKQYRFTEVLPLYARLSHAEQHRVFQPHTGRRIVLATNVAETSLTVPGIKYVIDPGTARISRYSHRTKVQRLPIERISQASANQRKGRCGRTSDGVCIRLYSEDDFDSRPEFTDAEILRTNLASVILQMTAAGLGDIEKFPFLDPPDHRNIRDGVQLLQELGAFDPAQKDPKKKLTDLGRKLSQLPVDPRLARMVIEADRNGCVREVMVIAAALSIQDPRERPAEKQAQADQQHARFKDETSDFLAFLNLWRYVREQQKERGSSSFRRMCKQEYLNFLRIREWQDIYAQLRTVAKQMGLHIEEPSADTVAPEQAVHTSLLAGLLSHIGLKDTDKNEYLGARSAKFAVFPGSALFKKPPRFVMSAELVETSRLWARVNARVEPEWIEPLAQHLLKRTYSEPHWEKDAAAVMAYERVTLYGVPIVAQRKVNFGRIDPETSRDLFIRNALVEGDWRTHHKFFADNRRLLTEVEELEHRARRRDILVDDETLFDFYDQRVPEHIVSGAHFDSWWKHKRQEEPELLDFEREMLINEKAGTVTKDDYPDSWRQGRLKFRVTYQFEPGADADGVTVHVPLQVLNQVTSEGFDWQIPGLREEVAVELIRSLPKPIRRHYVPAPNYAQAFLERAVPLQEPLPATLARELQRMVGVPVTADDFDLSRVPDHLKITFRIVDERRRKLAEDKDLEALKLQLKPKARQALSKAAAAATSGPAGGEGIERTGLTDWTIGTLPRVFETRRAGQPVKAYPALVDAEAAAAGTVSVRLFDTEAEQQQAMWQGTRRLILLNIPVNPAKFASDKLTNQQKLALSRNPHGSIQALFEDCAMAAADKLIAEHGGPAWDEESFRKLYDKVRADLVDVTVRTIGQVEQILAAWQACERRLKATNSLTLVNNVQDVREQLAALMPPGFVTRTGLRRLPDLMRYLVAVDRRLQQMPTAVQRDTTRMEKVHEMQDEYAWLLEQMPQGRPVPQEVRDIRWMIEELRVSYFAHALGTAQPVSDKRIVKAIDAAAP is encoded by the coding sequence ATGTCTACTTCCTTCGCCGCCCTTCAGACCCTGCTGGCCGGGGCGTCGCTGCGCGACGCCCACCGGCTCGGCCGCCGTCTCGAAGGCGCCCGCCGCATCCGTAAGCCCGAGGCGCGGCAGGCCGTGCTGGACGAGATCGCCGCCGAGGCCGAGAGGTCCGCTGCCCGCATCGCGCGCCGCGCCGACCGGGTGCCCGAGATCTCGTACCCCGAGCAGCTGCCCGTCAGCCAGAAACGGGACGAGATTCTCGAGGCGATACGGGACCACCAGGTCGTGATCGTCGCCGGCGAGACCGGCTCGGGCAAGACCACGCAGATTCCCAAGATCTGTCTGGAGCTGGGCCGGGGCGTCCGCGGGATGATCGGGCACACCCAGCCCCGCCGTATCGCCGCGCGCACCGTCGCCGAACGCGTCGCGGACGAGCTGAAGACACCCCTCGGCGAGGCGGTCGGCTGGAAGGTCCGCTTCACGGACCAGGTCAACCAGGACGCGACCTTCGTCAAGCTGATGACGGACGGCATCCTGCTCGCGGAGATCCAGACGGACCGCGAGCTGCGCGCGTACGACACGATCATCATCGACGAGGCCCATGAGCGGTCCCTCAACATCGACTTCCTGCTCGGCTATCTCGCGCAGCTGCTGCCCAGACGCCCGGACCTGAAGGTCGTGATCACCTCCGCGACGATCGACCCGGAGCGCTTCTCCCGCCACTTCGGGGACGCACCGATCGTCGAGGTCAGCGGCCGTACGTACCCGGTCGAGGTCCGCTACCGCCCCCTCCTCGAGGACGAATCCGAGGAGTCCGACCGCGACCAGATCACCGCGATCTGCGACGCCGTCGAGGAGCTCCAGGGTGAGGGCAAGGGCGACATCCTGGTCTTCCTCTCGGGCGAGCGGGAGATCCGCGACACCGCGGACGCGCTCAACAAGAAGCAGTACAGATTCACCGAAGTGCTTCCGCTGTACGCACGGCTGTCGCACGCCGAGCAGCACCGCGTCTTCCAGCCCCACACCGGGCGCCGCATCGTCCTCGCCACGAATGTCGCCGAGACCTCGCTGACCGTCCCCGGCATCAAGTACGTCATCGATCCGGGCACCGCCCGTATCTCCCGCTACAGCCACCGCACCAAGGTCCAGCGCCTCCCCATCGAGCGGATCTCGCAGGCCAGCGCCAACCAGCGCAAGGGCCGCTGCGGCCGTACGTCCGACGGCGTCTGCATCCGTCTGTACTCCGAGGACGACTTCGACTCCCGTCCGGAGTTCACGGACGCCGAGATCCTGCGGACGAACCTGGCCTCCGTCATTCTGCAGATGACCGCGGCCGGCCTCGGCGACATCGAGAAGTTCCCCTTCCTCGACCCGCCGGACCATCGCAACATCCGCGACGGCGTCCAGCTTCTCCAGGAGCTGGGTGCGTTCGATCCGGCGCAGAAGGATCCGAAGAAGAAACTGACGGACCTCGGCCGCAAGCTGAGCCAGCTCCCGGTCGACCCACGCCTGGCCCGCATGGTCATCGAGGCCGACCGCAACGGCTGCGTACGCGAAGTCATGGTCATCGCGGCCGCGCTCTCGATCCAGGACCCGCGCGAGCGGCCCGCCGAGAAGCAGGCACAGGCCGACCAGCAGCACGCCCGCTTCAAGGACGAGACGTCCGACTTCCTCGCCTTCCTCAATCTGTGGCGCTATGTCCGCGAGCAGCAGAAGGAGCGCGGCTCCTCCAGCTTCCGCCGGATGTGCAAGCAGGAGTATCTGAACTTCCTGCGCATCCGCGAATGGCAGGACATCTACGCGCAGCTGCGTACGGTCGCCAAGCAGATGGGCCTGCACATCGAGGAGCCCTCGGCGGACACGGTCGCCCCCGAGCAGGCCGTCCACACCTCGCTGCTGGCCGGCCTGCTCTCGCACATCGGTCTGAAGGACACCGACAAGAACGAGTACCTGGGTGCCCGCAGCGCCAAGTTCGCGGTCTTCCCCGGCTCGGCGCTCTTCAAGAAGCCGCCGCGCTTCGTCATGTCGGCGGAGCTCGTCGAGACGTCCCGGCTGTGGGCACGCGTCAACGCCAGGGTCGAGCCCGAGTGGATCGAGCCGCTCGCCCAGCATCTGCTCAAGCGCACCTACAGCGAGCCGCACTGGGAAAAGGACGCGGCGGCGGTGATGGCGTACGAGCGGGTCACGCTGTACGGCGTTCCGATCGTCGCCCAGCGCAAGGTGAACTTCGGGCGGATCGACCCGGAGACGTCCCGCGATCTGTTCATCCGCAACGCGCTGGTCGAGGGCGACTGGCGTACGCACCACAAGTTCTTCGCCGACAACCGCAGGCTTCTCACCGAGGTCGAGGAGCTGGAGCACCGGGCGCGGCGCCGCGACATCCTCGTGGACGACGAGACGCTCTTCGACTTCTACGACCAGCGGGTGCCCGAACACATCGTGTCCGGCGCGCACTTCGACTCCTGGTGGAAGCACAAGCGCCAGGAGGAGCCCGAGCTTCTCGACTTCGAGCGCGAGATGCTCATCAACGAGAAGGCGGGGACGGTCACCAAGGACGACTATCCGGACTCCTGGCGCCAGGGCCGGCTGAAGTTCCGGGTGACGTACCAGTTCGAGCCGGGCGCGGACGCGGACGGCGTGACCGTCCATGTCCCCCTCCAGGTGCTGAACCAGGTCACCTCCGAGGGCTTCGACTGGCAGATCCCGGGCCTGCGCGAGGAGGTGGCGGTGGAACTGATCCGCTCCCTCCCCAAGCCGATCCGCCGGCACTATGTCCCCGCCCCGAACTACGCGCAGGCGTTCCTGGAGCGGGCCGTGCCCCTGCAGGAGCCGCTGCCCGCCACGCTCGCGCGCGAGCTCCAGCGCATGGTGGGCGTCCCGGTCACGGCGGACGACTTCGACCTCTCCCGCGTCCCGGATCACCTGAAGATCACGTTCCGGATCGTCGACGAGCGGCGCAGGAAGCTCGCCGAGGACAAGGACCTGGAGGCGCTGAAGCTCCAGCTGAAGCCGAAGGCGCGGCAGGCCCTCTCCAAGGCCGCGGCGGCGGCCACTTCCGGACCGGCGGGCGGCGAGGGCATCGAGCGCACGGGCCTGACGGACTGGACGATCGGCACGCTGCCCCGTGTCTTCGAGACCCGCAGGGCGGGCCAGCCGGTCAAGGCGTACCCGGCGCTCGTCGACGCCGAGGCAGCCGCGGCGGGCACAGTCTCCGTACGGCTCTTCGACACCGAAGCCGAGCAGCAGCAGGCGATGTGGCAGGGCACGCGCAGGCTCATCCTGCTCAACATCCCGGTGAACCCTGCCAAGTTCGCCTCGGACAAGCTCACCAACCAGCAGAAGCTTGCGCTGTCCCGTAACCCTCACGGCTCGATCCAGGCGCTCTTCGAGGACTGCGCCATGGCCGCGGCGGACAAGCTGATCGCCGAGCACGGCGGCCCGGCCTGGGACGAGGAATCGTTCCGGAAGCTGTACGACAAGGTCCGCGCCGACCTCGTGGACGTGACCGTACGCACGATCGGCCAGGTCGAGCAGATCCTGGCCGCCTGGCAGGCCTGTGAGCGCCGGCTGAAGGCCACGAACAGCCTGACCCTGGTCAACAACGTCCAGGACGTACGGGAGCAGCTGGCGGCGCTGATGCCGCCCGGCTTCGTCACCCGGACCGGCCTGCGCCGGCTGCCGGACCTGATGCGCTATCTGGTTGCCGTGGACCGCCGCCTCCAGCAGATGCCGACGGCGGTCCAGCGCGACACCACGCGCATGGAGAAGGTCCACGAGATGCAGGACGAGTACGCCTGGCTGCTGGAGCAGATGCCACAGGGCCGCCCCGTCCCCCAGGAGGTCAGGGACATCCGCTGGATGATCGAGGAGCTGCGGGTGAGCTACTTCGCGCACGCCCTGGGCACGGCGCAGCCGGTCTCCGACAAGCGCATCGTGAAGGCGATCGACGCGGCGGCGCCGTAA
- a CDS encoding DUF6274 family protein — MAATVARQHETRALLRAHLQAASGYRHRTRHCPICLRLLRLAMEPAASDPDPAPTPCLAPSRRPAPAEEATEATDRGPIAE; from the coding sequence ATGGCGGCGACCGTAGCGAGGCAGCACGAGACCAGGGCGCTTCTGCGCGCCCATCTGCAGGCCGCATCCGGCTATCGGCATCGCACGCGGCACTGCCCCATCTGCCTTCGCCTCCTGCGGCTCGCCATGGAGCCTGCCGCTTCCGATCCCGACCCCGCCCCCACACCCTGCCTCGCGCCCTCCCGGCGTCCGGCGCCGGCCGAGGAGGCCACGGAGGCCACGGACAGAGGGCCCATCGCCGAGTGA
- a CDS encoding DUF3073 domain-containing protein yields the protein MGRGRAKAKQTKVARQLKYNSGGTDLSRLANELGASPSSQPPNAEPFEDDDEEDDPYAQYAELYNDDDDEDEESGPSSQRRGA from the coding sequence ATGGGGCGCGGCCGGGCCAAGGCCAAGCAGACGAAGGTCGCCCGCCAGCTGAAGTACAACAGCGGCGGGACTGACCTCTCGCGTCTGGCCAATGAGCTGGGCGCATCGCCTTCGAGTCAACCACCGAACGCTGAGCCGTTCGAGGACGACGACGAGGAAGATGACCCGTACGCACAGTACGCGGAGCTGTACAACGACGACGATGACGAGGACGAAGAGTCCGGCCCGTCGTCGCAGCGCCGCGGCGCTTGA
- a CDS encoding Glu/Leu/Phe/Val dehydrogenase dimerization domain-containing protein: MTDVTGVPDVLHTLFRSDQGGHEQVVLCQDRASGLKAVIALHSTALGPALGGTRFYPYATEEEAVADALNLSRGMSYKNAMAGLDHGGGKAVIIGDSAKIEGRQRTELLLAYGRCVDSLGGRYVTACDVGTYVADMDVVARATRWATGRSPENGGAGDSSVLTAFGVFQGMRASAQHLWGDPTLRGRKVGVAGVGKVGHHLVEHLLQDGAEVVITDVREESVRRILDKHPGRVTAAADTDALIRTEGLDVYAPCALGGALNDDSVTALTATVVCGAANNQLAHPGVEKDLADHGILYAPDYVVNAGGVIQVADELHGFDFDRCKAKAAKIFDTTLAIFARAKDDGIPPAAAADRIAEQRMADARVR, from the coding sequence GTGACCGATGTGACCGGCGTTCCTGATGTACTGCACACCCTGTTCCGGTCGGACCAGGGCGGCCACGAGCAAGTCGTGCTGTGCCAGGACCGCGCCTCCGGCCTGAAGGCCGTTATCGCCCTCCACTCGACCGCCCTGGGCCCGGCCCTGGGCGGCACCCGCTTTTACCCCTACGCCACCGAGGAAGAGGCCGTCGCGGACGCGCTGAACCTCTCCCGGGGCATGTCGTACAAGAACGCCATGGCCGGGCTCGACCACGGCGGCGGCAAGGCCGTGATCATCGGTGACTCCGCGAAGATCGAAGGCCGCCAGCGGACAGAGCTGCTGCTGGCCTACGGCCGCTGCGTGGACTCCCTCGGTGGCCGCTATGTGACGGCCTGCGACGTCGGCACGTATGTCGCGGACATGGACGTCGTGGCGCGCGCGACACGCTGGGCGACCGGCCGCTCCCCCGAGAACGGCGGCGCGGGCGACTCGTCCGTGCTGACCGCCTTCGGCGTTTTCCAGGGCATGCGGGCCTCGGCGCAGCACTTGTGGGGCGACCCGACGCTGCGCGGCCGCAAGGTCGGCGTCGCGGGCGTCGGCAAGGTCGGGCACCACCTGGTCGAGCATCTGCTGCAGGACGGCGCCGAGGTCGTGATCACGGATGTGCGCGAGGAGTCCGTACGCCGGATCCTGGACAAGCACCCGGGCAGGGTCACCGCGGCCGCGGACACCGACGCCCTGATCCGCACCGAGGGCCTGGACGTCTACGCGCCCTGTGCGCTCGGCGGCGCCCTCAACGACGACTCCGTCACCGCTCTCACGGCGACCGTGGTCTGCGGCGCGGCCAACAACCAGCTGGCGCACCCGGGTGTGGAGAAGGACCTCGCGGACCACGGGATCCTCTACGCCCCCGACTACGTGGTGAACGCCGGCGGTGTGATCCAGGTCGCCGACGAGCTGCACGGCTTCGACTTCGACCGGTGCAAGGCGAAGGCTGCGAAGATCTTCGACACCACGCTGGCAATATTCGCACGTGCGAAGGATGACGGTATTCCGCCGGCCGCGGCGGCGGACCGGATCGCCGAACAGCGCATGGCGGACGCCCGCGTCCGCTGA
- the purM gene encoding phosphoribosylformylglycinamidine cyclo-ligase, with amino-acid sequence MPAESSERAPHAGTGASYAAAGVDIEAGDRAVELMKEWVKKTQRPEVLGGLGGFAGLFDASALKRYERPLLASATDGVGTKVDLARRMGVYDTIGHDLVGMVVDDLVVCGAEPLFMTDYICVGKVHPERVAAIVKGIAEGCVLAGCALVGGETAEHPGLLGEDDFDVAGAGTGVVEADRLLGADRIRTGDLVIAMASSGLHSNGYSLVRHVVFDRAGMSLDQEVEEFGRTLGEELLEPTKIYSLDCLALTRTTEVHAFSHITGGGLANNLARVIPDGLHATVDRSTWTPGAVFDLVGKAGRVERLELEKTLNMGVGMMAVVPGESVDAALATLADRGVDAWVAGEITERGDHTTGATLTGDYAS; translated from the coding sequence ATGCCTGCTGAATCTTCTGAGCGTGCGCCGCACGCGGGCACCGGTGCCAGCTACGCAGCCGCGGGCGTCGACATCGAAGCGGGCGACCGCGCCGTCGAGCTCATGAAGGAGTGGGTGAAGAAGACGCAGCGCCCCGAGGTCCTCGGCGGCCTCGGCGGTTTCGCCGGCCTCTTCGACGCCTCCGCCCTCAAGCGTTACGAGCGCCCGCTGCTCGCCTCCGCCACCGACGGCGTCGGCACAAAGGTCGATCTCGCCCGCAGGATGGGTGTGTACGACACGATCGGCCACGACCTGGTCGGTATGGTCGTCGACGACCTGGTCGTCTGCGGTGCCGAGCCGCTGTTCATGACCGACTACATCTGTGTCGGCAAGGTCCACCCCGAGCGGGTCGCCGCGATCGTGAAGGGCATCGCCGAGGGCTGTGTCCTGGCCGGCTGCGCGCTGGTCGGCGGCGAGACCGCCGAGCACCCGGGCCTGCTGGGCGAGGACGACTTCGACGTCGCCGGCGCCGGTACGGGTGTGGTGGAGGCAGACCGGCTGCTGGGCGCGGATCGTATCCGTACGGGTGACCTGGTCATCGCGATGGCATCCTCCGGCCTTCACTCCAACGGGTACTCGCTGGTGCGGCATGTGGTCTTCGACCGCGCGGGCATGTCCCTGGACCAGGAGGTCGAGGAGTTCGGCCGGACCCTGGGCGAGGAGCTGCTGGAGCCCACGAAGATCTACTCGCTGGACTGTCTGGCGCTGACCCGGACGACCGAGGTGCATGCGTTCAGCCACATCACCGGCGGCGGTCTTGCCAACAACCTGGCCCGGGTGATCCCGGACGGTCTGCATGCGACGGTCGACCGTTCGACCTGGACGCCGGGCGCGGTCTTCGACCTCGTCGGCAAGGCCGGCCGGGTGGAGCGCCTGGAGCTGGAGAAGACCCTGAACATGGGTGTCGGCATGATGGCCGTCGTCCCCGGCGAGTCGGTCGACGCGGCACTGGCCACCCTGGCCGACCGGGGCGTTGACGCCTGGGTCGCCGGCGAGATCACCGAGCGGGGCGACCACACCACGGGCGCGACCCTGACCGGCGACTACGCAAGCTGA
- the purF gene encoding amidophosphoribosyltransferase produces the protein MPRGDGRLNHDLLPGEKGPQDACGVFGVWAPGEEVAKLTYFGLYALQHRGQESAGIAVSNGSQILVFKDMGLVSQVFDETSLGSLQGHIAVGHARYSTTGASVWENAQPTFRATAHGSIALGHNGNLVNTAELAEMVAELPKENGRATQLAATNDTDLVTALLAGQTDDDGKPLTVEAAAAKVLPGVRGAFSLVFMDEGTLYAARDPQGIRPLVLGRLERGWVVASESAALDICGASYVREIEPGELIAIDENGLRTSRFAEAKPKGCVFEYVYLARPDTDIAGRNVYLSRVEMGRKLAKEAPVDADLVIATPESGTPAAIGYAEASGIPYGSGLVKNAYVGRTFIQPSQTIRQLGIRLKLNPLKEVIRGKRLVVVDDSIVRGNTQRALVKMLREAGAAEVHIRISSPPVKWPCFFGIDFATRAELIANGMTVDEIATSMGADSLSYISLEGMIEATTIAKPNLCRACFDGEYPMDLPDPELLGKQLLETELAGGSDAADALRRP, from the coding sequence GTGCCACGTGGTGACGGACGACTCAACCACGACCTGCTCCCCGGTGAGAAAGGCCCCCAGGACGCTTGCGGCGTCTTCGGTGTCTGGGCTCCGGGTGAAGAGGTCGCGAAGCTCACTTACTTCGGGCTCTACGCCCTCCAACATCGAGGCCAGGAATCCGCGGGAATCGCGGTGAGCAACGGCTCCCAGATCCTCGTCTTCAAGGACATGGGCCTGGTTTCCCAGGTCTTCGACGAGACTTCCCTCGGCTCCCTCCAAGGTCATATCGCGGTCGGTCACGCCCGCTACTCGACCACGGGTGCCTCCGTGTGGGAAAACGCGCAGCCGACCTTCCGGGCCACGGCCCACGGCTCGATCGCGCTCGGCCACAACGGGAACCTCGTCAACACCGCCGAGCTGGCCGAGATGGTCGCCGAGCTCCCCAAGGAAAACGGCCGGGCCACCCAGCTCGCCGCCACCAACGACACGGATCTGGTCACCGCGCTCCTCGCGGGCCAGACCGACGACGACGGCAAGCCGCTCACCGTGGAGGCCGCTGCCGCCAAGGTCCTCCCGGGTGTCCGGGGCGCCTTCTCCCTCGTCTTCATGGACGAGGGCACCCTGTACGCGGCGCGCGACCCGCAGGGCATCCGCCCGCTCGTCCTCGGCCGCCTCGAACGCGGCTGGGTCGTCGCGAGCGAGTCCGCCGCCCTGGACATCTGCGGCGCCAGCTACGTCCGGGAGATCGAGCCGGGCGAGCTCATCGCGATCGACGAGAACGGCCTCCGCACCTCCCGGTTCGCAGAAGCGAAGCCCAAGGGATGTGTCTTCGAGTACGTCTACCTGGCGCGCCCCGACACCGACATCGCCGGCCGGAACGTCTATCTCTCCCGTGTGGAGATGGGCCGCAAGCTCGCCAAAGAAGCCCCGGTCGACGCGGACCTGGTGATAGCGACGCCGGAGTCCGGCACCCCCGCCGCCATCGGTTACGCCGAGGCCAGCGGCATTCCGTACGGCTCCGGCCTGGTGAAGAACGCCTATGTGGGCCGTACCTTCATCCAGCCGTCCCAGACCATCCGCCAGCTGGGCATCCGCCTCAAGCTGAACCCCCTCAAGGAAGTCATCCGGGGCAAGCGCCTGGTGGTCGTGGACGACTCGATCGTCCGCGGCAACACCCAGCGCGCCCTGGTCAAGATGCTCCGCGAGGCCGGCGCCGCCGAGGTCCACATCCGGATCTCGTCCCCGCCGGTGAAGTGGCCCTGCTTCTTCGGCATCGACTTCGCGACCCGTGCCGAGCTGATCGCCAACGGCATGACCGTCGACGAGATCGCCACCTCGATGGGCGCGGACTCCCTCTCGTACATCTCCCTCGAGGGCATGATCGAGGCGACCACGATCGCCAAGCCCAATCTCTGCCGTGCGTGCTTCGACGGCGAGTACCCGATGGACCTTCCCGACCCCGAGCTGCTCGGCAAGCAGCTTCTGGAGACCGAGCTGGCGGGCGGCTCCGATGCCGCCGACGCGCTCCGTCGCCCGTAA